The genomic DNA TTTTTTGACGGTGTCGCTCATGCTCCACTCGCCCAACGGCATGCCTTGAAACCATACCTTGACCTTATCGCCATCGAACGGGCCTTTTACCTCCAGGTTGGAGCTGGTTACCGAAAACGTACCGTCTCCGTTAGAGGTATATTTCGCATCCCGTCCTTCCTTGATCATCATATTCAGGGCCTCGCTCTGAAACTTGTTAATTGCATCATCCTTCGCCTGGGTAACTACCTTGCCGACCTGATCAAAGGAAATACCGCTGTAGATTAGCAAGCCCACAACCACCACAATGACAAGCAGCCATTTAACAAGGGTTCTCACAATCTTCAATATAACAAGCAATAGGACAAGCCCAATTAAAATATATAGCCAGTTATCCTGAACGATCTGCCAGTTATGTTTTAAAAACTCTGTCCAGACACTCTTATCCATTTCACTACACTCCCGTTTTCAACTGCATCTTTCGAATTCTAAAATCATCTCTGTAATTATACATGATTACATAACGCCCTGTCAGCTTAGCTCTTTTCCGCGTCTTGTTCGCACAAAAAGGGTCTATGTTCGTCCACTCCAGCGTACAACTTAGAAAGAGCTAATACCACTAGCAGCATAGAAAGTCTATTTAGGGAAAGGGGGTCATCTACTTGAAAACAGCTCTCTGGCTGTATCTGTTTTTGTTCATCGCTTTTTTTGATCTGCATGCACAATATCCTATTCTCACACCATTCGCCATCTCTCTGGGTGCAGCACCCACCTTTATCGGCTGGATGTTGGGCATATATTCCCTGACTCATCTGCCCGGTAATTTAATGGCGGGGCCAAGGGTAGATAAACACGGCAGCCGCCGATATATTATGTTCAGTCTGACAGCCGCAGGGCTCATCCTGATCATTCAGGCATACATTCATACGCCATGGGAGCTGCTTTTTCTTCGTGCCATCAGCGGCTTTGTGCTGGCCTTTTTGTCCCCTGCTTGCATGACTATGCTCGCGCAGCTATCCGATCATCCGGTTACGCAGGGCAAATATATGTCGGGACATGGCGTCGTTCACACGCTGGCCTCCGTCCTGTCTCCAGCGGCAGGCGCGTTCATCGTAGCCAGCTTTGGCTTTAGCGGAACATTCCGTTCCCTCGGCATCATTCTCGTGATTACAGGACTCATGGCTTATTTTACATTGCCTAAAACAGCACCCGCTCTCCAGGCTCAACGATCTGACGGACATGCGGCACCCGCTCCACTGACCGGGGCACAACCGCTTTTACCATTTAATTGGCGTTACCTGCTTGTGCCTTTTGCTTTGGCGTGCGGACAAGGCATTTTATTTTATGTCATCCCGTTGCGCAACAATGGTACTGCGTCCATGATGTCCACAGGACTGCTCTTTTCCATTATCAGTCTGGGAGCGCTCTGTACACTCAGTCTGCTTTTTCTAAACAAGTATTCACCGATGATACGGCTGATTTGCGGCATCATACTGATGTCGCTGTGCTTTTATGCCCTCGCCACCTTGCCCGAGTCCATGATTGGAATCGTACTCTTTATACTTGGAACAGCCAAAGGCATCACCTTTCCAGCGTTGGCCTCACTCTTTATACGGCTTGGAGGGGAACGGTTGGGCAAAACCTTTGCGCTGCAATCCATTGCAACATCTATCGGCTCCTTTGCCGGACCGGTGCTGGCTGGCCAGCTCCCCGTTCATTTTTCACCTTT from Paenibacillus sp. FSL R10-2782 includes the following:
- a CDS encoding MFS transporter, with amino-acid sequence MKTALWLYLFLFIAFFDLHAQYPILTPFAISLGAAPTFIGWMLGIYSLTHLPGNLMAGPRVDKHGSRRYIMFSLTAAGLILIIQAYIHTPWELLFLRAISGFVLAFLSPACMTMLAQLSDHPVTQGKYMSGHGVVHTLASVLSPAAGAFIVASFGFSGTFRSLGIILVITGLMAYFTLPKTAPALQAQRSDGHAAPAPLTGAQPLLPFNWRYLLVPFALACGQGILFYVIPLRNNGTASMMSTGLLFSIISLGALCTLSLLFLNKYSPMIRLICGIILMSLCFYALATLPESMIGIVLFILGTAKGITFPALASLFIRLGGERLGKTFALQSIATSIGSFAGPVLAGQLPVHFSPFFIAFLILMTGLLFIPIQRLFPAPPLSTSGPYHP